The Arachis hypogaea cultivar Tifrunner chromosome 14, arahy.Tifrunner.gnm2.J5K5, whole genome shotgun sequence DNA window aaatgatatataatttgccatagttgccgcGCTGTTagacgacgtgcacgcgtggatcacgcgtatgcgtgacctggTAAAAATtcagcgtggacgacgcgtacgcgtgacagaggcaCATGCTGGACGTATAAAAAATcactggggcgatttctgggctgtttttgacccagttttcggcccagaaaacatagattagaggctacaaagtgggggaatccattcattcaccGATACAACTTcttataattcacaattttaggtttttagatgtagtttctagagagagaagttctctcctctctctaggttttagaatttaggatttctcttaggttaggtttacttcttctccattccaggttcaatgttcctttaatttaatttctcttctacttttatttattctattactttagtttgtttattttcccaatttggtttattaactccatgttagaattgatttctttatttaatgcaatttgaggtattttagatttatggttgctttcttcaatttatgtgattgatgctttcaatatttagatttctctcctttttgctttggttgagtaattgatgacacttgagttatcaaactcctttgttgattgataattggaatttgctggttgatttggatccctctaaagctagtatttccttaggagttgactaggacttgaggaatcaaattgattagtccacttaactttcctttatttagtaagggttaactaagtaggagtaatgaacaattctcatcacaattgatatgGATAACTAGCACAggatttccaattctcataccttgctaagagctttattagttattactttaattcttgcaatttacttttcctgttcattattcaaaaattcccaaaagatactttctcataaccaataataaatacacctccctgcaattccttgagagacgacccgaggtttaaatacttcggtttatttttattgagtttgctttagtgacaaacaaattttttgtaCGAAGgcattctttgttggtttagaaactatacttacaacgagaatttatctgtaaaattctttactagcagaaatccgtTCGTCATAGGGTTTAGGAATCTATGTTTTTTGTCTACTTCATTGTATTCTACTTTTGtgaaattttattatattcagaccatttatttttaataaaataatttgttgatttcTAATCATTTTAGATTTTTGCTATAAATTTTGTTAACAAGAGTTTTAATTTGGATACTAACTGTAGCTTAAATGtcctaaaataaattaataaaaaaaattactgtaGGATTTATCAGCGGATAAATTCGATAATAACTTGGCACCTAAACACTTAAAATGGCGCCAAAGTTACTGTCGGATTAATCCGTTGGTAATCATCAACTCAGTCTCGACAAATCAATTGAAAAAACTGACAAAAAATTCGCCAGTAATTAGCGTTGGACGAAAATAATCCGTCGATAAACAATTTCCAGCACCGTTGATACCGTCAAATCCAAGACGATGATAAATCTGATGGTAATTACTTAGCATTTTTCTTGTAGCATAGgtacacttttttttatttgtacgttttactttttcttcttctctcatttgatttctttttctccttttttttttcttcctccatcgttatcattattattatcatcattattatcaccactacctcctcctcatcttcttcctttttctcttttttttttttaatttattttttcttctcctctttctcttaTATATGTTCAACAAAATAAGGgagcataaaaatttttaatatgataatcagtacaaaagtttttgaaaaataacaaatttaaaatattatctcATTCAACTAACAAAATGCATTTAAGGTATCCGATATTATTAGAATTCGACAcaaaattattagattaaaagtaaaaaaataatataaaaaattatcaaagaaTAGCAGCAATATAAATAATTGTTTAGCTGTACAACAAAAATTTATATGttatgtataaaaaattttaatactatatGAATAAGTTTTTGTGttatgtaaaaaaaatggtcTTATCGATAAATTTctataatttttaacaaaaatttatgtgctacattaattaaaaacaccaaaaaaaagaCGTATGCGCATATTGTGTGAATattgttattaaattttagtcaacttaattaaatttaaaggcCACTCATATCAAgactagaaaaatattttttattaaagacaCGTTAACTCCACTAATTAATGCTCAATATATGGCATTGGTCAAATAAAAATATCGTTCATCTTTAAcggttttttatttagttataaacgatttttttttgtggttttttctttttttaaatcaaatagtAGTGTTGGAccaaatgtattatttttttattttattgatatggAACTTTTTATATAACTTcaaccatttttttttaaattttttgtggacttttgttttttatatagtctaaaatacccttttttttattaattaaatccaAACATACAGAAGGAGACCAAATTCATCTGAGAGCTAACCTACCCATAAACTCGAACCCACCTAGTCTCACTCGACCCGGATCATCGTGCCCAACTCTTCTGATACGAACTCACGCTTCTCCCTCCCTGAAgcttttttaaattaagaaaagatGTTTTTCTGTGAGTAGCGCCCTGATTGTACTTACTGAAAATAGTTAGTTGTTGTTCGTATAACACCGCTGTCAATTTAATTTGTATTGGGGCATGGTGATTTccatacattttttttaaaatacaatatCCTGCCTATCACACCCTGATTAAAATCTCTTTTCTAATCCAGTGATCTACATGCAttgcaactttttttttttctacaaaaaaGAGCTATATATATAGGGTAGGTAAAGTGCCTCGTATATTTCTtataatgaaaaatagtattaaatcCGTACGTGCATGTATACGTTTACGTAATATTATAATGATGAAGGTGTACTAGATCCGTCATTTTCTTAAGTTAAAGATAACGGATTCCTCAGCCTCCAAAACAAAGTATAGGAAACATTTGAAGTGCATCGAAAATAatcgttgatctgaattataaaaaatatatataatatatattaattaaaatcaacggttaaaacaactggtaCACCGGTACTCTCCGGTGCACTTGAAATGTTTTCCAAAGTATATATATTTTGCCATGTTCAACTTTCTTGATAAGCCATGTCAGCATGACCCATTACATATTGAGATTTCGCCCATACTAtgtgtaatatatataataaaacaaaataaattaaagttattcGGAGAACACATCCAAAAATGATGGTTGCTTATTTAATCCGATGTAACATTAAGAATAATCGCACGTTGGCATGCTTTCACAACAAGCCAATATACGATTGTCCCATATGAaacccaaaatatatatatataatagaaaatattaagattttttttttaacaaaagattggtacattttttaatttttctttttcttcctttaatATTTGTTCATCCGCTACCATATTGGCATATTATTAGCCGAAAAAATCAATTATCTAACAAAATCcatattttataatttacatCACTTTTATAAGTATTATCAACATGTTGGCCAAAAAACTATTGACCTCCTAAAAACTCATTTAAGATATGATAACTTTACTAATAATAAATCAGCCAGGGAATTTTTTGAGGAAAACGAATAGGATTAAAGCTAAATGGGGGAATGGTTTGTTTGCTTACCTATTTTTAGGTTTTTGTCTAACTTTGATTAAAGAAATGGAGTCGGTGAATTTATACGTTGATTTTGAGAATAAAGTATTGAACGTGTGGCATTAAGGATCAATTCTCTAATGAGGCCATTTTAATTAAGGAGGGAATTTTCCGATTATACCATAAAATTAAAGCTATTTATACCATGAAAAAAATGTAACTGTatctgtcatatatatatatatatatatatatatatatatatatatatatatatatatatatatatatatatattattttagaatttcaatGATTAAAATTGAAGGATCGTTGTTGTGCACTTACACTgagatatatataaatacaaagaGGATCAGAGTTTAAACTAAACCTATAATTTTAATTCAATGAAAATCATACAGTAAtacaaattaatattaaaatttctatTCTCATTACTCAATTGCACGTATTATTTTCTCTGAATCGAAGGATTCAGCCGAATTGAACTATTTTTCTTGGCATGCATGTATCATGTGAAGATCTGGAACAGAAGCTTTTTGAAGATCAAGAATGTGAATTATTAGAGAAAACCAAAGCTATTGAAGTAGAGTAACCGATACGAGTGCTATGGGACAAACTGAGAATTGTCATATGCCAATTGGTCCAATTACAAGAGCAAcaactaagagaataaaagaaggttttgaaaacaTGGCTAAATCATGTGTTCAGGAGATGCATCAAGAATTGGGCAAGACAATGATTAACGATTATCAAAAGTCACACGTCTTACTATTTTACAAGATGCATTGAAGACTCTCATTAGTTAAGATGAATTAAAAGAGATCACTTTCTtagaatttattctatatttattttatttttgttatttgtttgttttaggcCCAATTATGATTTGGCCCATATTTTATTCTAGTGAACTTATGAGTTAGGGATTTAAATTTAAGAGGTataaaaaccctataaaatctggtaaccattttttttcttaatttgatgAATGAAATTTTCTTTGAGTTTCTTTGAGAAACTTGGGTGTGAACATATGAAATAGAGTGATTCCCTTAACTGTTGCATCAGGAAATCAAATTGAAATAGAGGAGTCCTTTTCTTTGATCTTCCATCTTATCCTGGGTTACGTTCCGTATCAGTAACATTGGAAACAAAATGCAAAATGTGAAGTGTTTTTCATATTTCTATAGAGTGATATATATATAGGAGAGACTAGATATTTATCACACACTCGTTAACTAACTCTACCACAAATATTCATAACTAAATAACTAACCGTTATCCTCTTTCACATCAAAGCCCAGAAAAACCTAACCGTTGGTTACCGGTGAATTGTGTTTGTTTGTAAATATAAGATGCTAagatgtgaaaaaaaaataaaattatatttaataaattagatATAGATACTGACATCAGCACCTATTCTGCTGTCTCAGCAGGAGGATCACGATGATTACGACGACGACGATTATTGGGATCTATAGAAATTAaggttttatttttctatttgtcTATTTCATTGTGTTCTACTTCTGTGACATTTTATAGTATtcatactatttatttttaataaaataatttgttaatttctgctaattttaaatttttgctgACAATTTTGTTAGCAAAAGttttaatttgactactaattgtgaCTTAATTAACTGTACCAAAAAAATATTGCCGTTAGATTTATCGTCGGATTAATTCGATGGTAACTTAGCACCTAAACACGTGAAATGGCGCCAAAGTTACCATCGGATTAATCCGACGGTAATCATCAACTCAGTCTCAACAAATCCATTGAAAAAATCAATAGAAAATCTACCGGTAATTAGCGTCGAACGGAAAAAAAATCCATCGGTAAGCAGCTTTTCGGCGACATTTATACAGTCAACTCCAAAATGATGATAACTTTATTACCAGCGGATTTATTAGATGAATCTAATGGTAAATCCAATGGTACTCAATGGTTTTCTTGTAGGGGCAGATTCTGAGTCCATACAAGTTTAGATTGCACAGCTACCAAAGCGCGAAACTCTGCCTCTGTACTGGACCTGCTAACAGCTTGTTGTTTATTGCATTTCCAGGCAATTAGATTCCTTCCAAAGTACACACAGTAGCCTGTCATCGATCTTCTATCATCAACATACATCAGCACTCCAATCTGCATCTACAAAAGAGAGTTAACGAAAATCAGTGCTTTTAGTAAATAACAATCCTTGATTCAAGTACCTTTTATGTGGCGCCGGATTCTTTTCATATCTTTCCAATGATTTAATTGTGCATGTACTGACATACTTTGCTCACAGCAAATGTAATGTCTAGTCTTGTTAAGGTTAAATATTGCAATGCTCCAACAATAAACCTGTACTGCTTAGGATCATCATAAAGGTCAGAGTTATCTTTACTTAATTTGATTGATGAAATCATAGAAGTAGGGACTGTGTTAGCAGTTAGCATGTTAGTTTTAGTTGATAAGTCAGTAGCATACTTCTGTGGTATCAATAGAATCTGATTATCATCTGTATGCATTGCTTCCAGTCctagaaaataattaaacttgtctaaatattttaaagaaaaaattaaattcagttgcatgataatattttgtaattcttGAGGATTATCTCCAATTATCAAAAGGTCATCTACATATGCAAGAAGATATGTAACAGAAGAATTAGTGTGTCGAATGAAGAGTAAAGGATCAGATTTTGTACTAAAAAAGCCAAAATCTCTTAATGTTTTAGAGAGGGTTACAAACCAAGCGCTTGGTGCTTGTTTTAAACTATAGTTAGCCTTCTTCAGACAACACACTAAGTGAGGATTAGATGCTGTAAATCCCTGTAGTTGCTCCATATATACTGTTTTAGACAGTCACCATTTAGAAACGCATTATCAAAATCAATCTGTCTTAGAATCCAACCTCTTGTTAAAGCAATTGAAATCACAATTCTAATCATTTGTGGTTTAACCACAGGACTAAAAGTTTGATCAAAATCAAGCCCTTTTCGTTGATGGAATTCTTTGGCCACTAGTCTAGCTTTATATAGTAGAATTTGGCCTTGGGgattctttttcaaaacaaaaaccCATTTAAAACCAACAACAACAGAATTAGAAGTAGGGACAGTAAGTTCCCATGTTTTGCATTTCTGCAAAGCATTAAATTCATACTCCATAGCCTTCCTCCAATGAGTTAAGGTTGAAGTCTGTTTGACTATTCTTGGTACATGAAAGAAAAAATCAGGATCAGTAATTTTATCATAAAGAGCAACATTATAAGCCGTATGGGGATGAGCTTTTGTTTTAGACCTGGTTTGCATAGTATGAGTATTCTGAGAGGAAGGAGGAAGAAGTCCTAAGGGTAATTGAATTTCTATACCACTAATTGGTACTTGACTAGAAGCTAAGGGAGAACACCAGTAAAGGCTGCAGGAGAGATTGGGGAAGCAGGAGAGGGATTGTTAGGGGGGTGTTCTGCTTATCAGGAGTTGAGATTGTGACTGATTGAATTGAAGGTGATGATATGGAACAATGCTGGGTGGTGTGAGAGAAAGATGGAACAGCAATAACTTGAGGTTCTGAGTATAGACTAGGACTGGATGGTATTGAAGACTCCTTTTGAACAGCAAAATGAGTGGAATAATTAAATCTAACTTCATTAAAGATAACATTCCTGGAGAAATACAACTTACCATCTGGAGACAGGCACTTATAGCATTTATGGCAATTATCATAACCAAGAAAAAGACATATATGAGACTTAAAATCAAATTTCTGTTTATTATATAGTTTAAAATAAGGATAACAAGCACAGCCAAACACTTTGAAGAAACTATAATCCGGTTGTTTGGTATACATTTTTTCAAAGGGTGATAAAGAGCGAAGAACAGATGTAGGTACTATTGATCAAATAAACTGATGCTCGAAAAACATCATCCCAAAACTAAAGAGGTAAGTCTGCAATAACTAATAATGAAAGACTCACTTCTATTAAATGTCTATGTTTTCTCTCAACAATCCCTTGATATTGATATGTGTAAGGACATACTAGTCTATGTACAATTCCATTGTCATTCAAAAAATTTCTAAAGGCATTTGAGCAAAATTCTAAGCCATCATCGGTTTGTATGGATTTAAGAGCATGACCAGTTTgttttccaaaaataattttatattgttgGAAGGCACTTAAAGCTTCAGCTAGGGGTGGCAAGTGGGGAAGCCCGCCCTTTGGCGTGCTGGCCCGCCCTGCTCCACCTAGTGAGGTGGTCCCAAAATCCCACCCTGCCCCGCCTAACGGTGGGCTGGTGGACTAAGTCCgccaaatatcttttttttttttagttttaactattataatttctaaaggtataaaaaattataatttttatattcacaaatattaaagtctttgtaattataaatatctaataaatataattataaaccaagttttcatccaaaacacaattataaatattgtctccaaagcaaaataaatataatccaaatataattataaatattgtctctaaaacaaaat harbors:
- the LOC140178517 gene encoding uncharacterized mitochondrial protein AtMg00810-like, translating into MHTDDNQILLIPQKYATDLSTKTNMLTANTVPTSMISSIKLSKDNSDLYDDPKQYRFIVGALQYLTLTRLDITFAVSKMQIGVLMYVDDRRSMTGYCVYFGRNLIAWKCNKQQAVSRSSTEAEFRALVAVQSKLVWTQNLPLQENH